The Anaeromyxobacter sp. Fw109-5 genomic interval AGCGCGCGCGGGAGGCGACGATGAAGGTGACGGAGAGCTCCGAGACGGCCCGGAACGCGCGCCGCATGGGTGAGGGCCGCTTCGGCGAGGCGCTTCGCGGCGCGCGACACGGCCCCGGCCGGCGCTCGCCAGGAGCGGCGGCGGGCCGTGGCGCCGCCGCTTCGCCCGTCCAGGCGCTGGGGAGCCGCCGGGCGATGGCGGACCGGGCCTCCGGCGTCCTGCGCGAGCGGCGCGGCCTCTTCGGCGACGCCGAGCGCCGAGCGCAGCCGCCGGTCCCGGCCCCGCCTGCTTCGCCGCCGTCCACCGCGCGCGTCGACTCCGCCCCGGAGCTGCGCGCCCTGGTCCGCACCCTCCCGCTCGCCATCGAGGCGGCGCGGGTGCGGGAGGGGGCGCCGCTGTCCCTGGCCCTCGGGCGCGCGCTCTCGGTGGATCTGCGCCGCGGCGCGGAGGGGCTCGAGGTGGTGCTCCGTCCCGACGCCGCGCTCGGGCGCGCAGCGGACGCCGAGCTCCCCGCGCTCGTCGCCGCGCTGCGCGAGCGCGGCATCGCCGTGGCGCGCGCCGAGGTCCGAGCCCAGCCGAACGGCAACCCGCCCGCCAGGCGCCCCCCGCGTTGACGCCGTCCCGGGCCTCCGCTACAAAGGCGCGTCGTCACGGCACCGTCGCCAAGTGGTAAGGCCCGGGTCTGCAAAACCCGTATTCGGCGGTTCGAATCCGCCCGGTGCCTCTCTCGTTTTCGGTGATTACACGCGGCCCTGCGGGACGCGGCAGCGGGTCTCGGGCTCCGAGGCCGACGCCGCTCGATGATTCGTCGCGCAGCGCCTCGGCGGCGTCACGCAGGCTGCGACCGCCGGCGATCTCGCACCGGCTCCGCCGACTCCGCCCCTGGACGTAGAGGGAAGGGCGACGCGAAGGGCCCGACCGGGACTCGCGCGCTCGCCCCACGGGGCGCCACCCGAGCGGCGCATCCACCCGCCATCGGCGCCGGAGCGTAATCTTGCTCGCATGAGCCTCGCTGCCACGGCAAGAGTCGCCGCGAAGTGGTCGACGCTGGAGCCGGACGTCACGAAGACGTACTTCGGGTTTCCTCCACTTCGTCGCCATCTCATCAGCCTCGGATTCGGCGATACGGTCGCGGAGCGGCACAAGGACAACCGGAACTGGGCCGAGGACATCTTCGTCGAGACGTACGCGCCGAGCAGGCCGGTGAAGAGCATCCTGAGCCTGTGCTGCGGGTTTGGAGCGGTCGAGCAGTACTTCGTGCGGCGGCTCGGAACCGTGACTCGCGCGGTGGGGATCGACGTCGCCGTGGGCGCTCTCGAGACCGCCCGGGCACGCGCTGCCGCCGCGGGACTCCAGGACGTCATCACGTACGAGCAGGCCGACCTCAACCGTTACGAGTTTGGCGAGCGCCAGTTCGACCTCGTCATCGCGAACGGAGCGCTCCACCACCTGGTGAACCTCGAGCACGTCCTCACCGGCATCCGGCGGGCTCTCGCGCCAGGCGGGATCCTCTACGCGAACGAGACGGTCGGCCCCTCGTACCAGGATCACCCTCCACGTCAGCTCGAGCTCATCAACGCCGTCGCCTACCTCGTGCCGCCCGATCTTCGCGCGCGAAGACCGTTCATGGCGCACGCGACGTACTCCGCGATCGCGGCGCACCTGATGTTGGACCTCGCCCGAGGTCGAGCGCGGGTCGACGAGACGCATTTCGAGGGGTGGAAACGTCGCGTCGCCGCGATCGTGCGGCGCGTGTCTCCGATGGCATCCACCTTCGACTTTGCGCCGTTGCACAGGTCTCAGAAGAAGCGCCTCGTACGGAAGGACCCCTCGGAAGGAGTGCGCTCGGGCGAGATCATCGATGTGATGCGCCACGTCTTCGGGGAGATCCAGGTGCACCCCTATGGAGGCGCGATCCTCACGTACGCGCTCGACGTCGGCTTCTTCACGCGGTTCGACGCGACGAACGCGGCTCACCGCGAGCTGCTGGACCTTCTGTGCCGGATCGAGGCGACGCTGATGTCGATCGATGCGGTCGGGACGGAGCACGCGATCCTCGTCGCGCGCACGTAACCGCCACGCCCGCGGCGGCTCACCCGGCGATGGGCTTCACCGCCACCACGCACACGCCCGGCGAGACGTTGATCCAGCCGGCGGTGATCCGATCGAGCCATCCCGCCGCCCCGTACACGAGCCGGGAGTAGAGCGGATACCCGCTGCTCGGCGCGGTGGTCGCGCCCGACCGGACCTCCGCCACGCGAAAGCCGATCCGCGTCAGGACGCGCGCGAGCGTGTGCACCGTCATCGAGTGGAACTGGTCCTGCAGCACGTGCGACAGCGCGCGATCCCGGCGCGGCCCCGGCGGCGTGATCGCGCGCAGGATCCCCTCGAGGCGACGCTTGTTGGTGGTGCGTATGGCCAGCGCTCCGCCCGGGTGGAGCAGCTCGAAGGCGCGCTGCAGGTGCCGGAACGGGTGCCACACGTAGTAGAGCACGTCGTTGGAGGCGATCGCGTCGAGTGAGCCAGCGGGCAGGTCCAGCGTCTCGAGCTCCCACCCGAGGTGGGTGACGAAGCCCTTGGCGCGGGTCAGCTCGACGGCGGTCCTGAACGCGTCCGCCCCGACGGCGTTCCACCCGCGGGCGCGCGCCATCTCGAGGAACGTCCCGAAGTTCGATCCGTAGTCGAGCAGCGCCCCCTTGCGCGCCGCGTGCGTCGCGAGCGCGTCGAGCAACGCCTCCTGCGAGGCGACCTTGCGGCGAGCGTAGTCCGCGGCGTGACGGGGATCGTTGTAGCTCGTCGTCTCCCAGTTGCGCGCGATCTGCGCCGGCGTCGGGTGCGGCCAGCCGAACCAGCTCCGGCAGCTGCCGCACTCCCACCACTCGACCTCGACGGCGGCGGCTCCGTGCTGGCGATAACGTTGAGTGAACCCGGCGCTCCTCACGGGGCCGCTCGCGTTGCACACGTGGCAGTCGCGCGAGAGGAGGCGGGTGCTCTCGCGCGATCGGCGCGCGCGCGGCGCGCCACGAAGGGCGTCTCGCCCGGCGACGAGAGGGGCCGACACCGGGATGCGATTGTCCACCCAAGTCTCCCGCATGGACGACAGCCGGCGCCAAATCTAACCGAGGGCCCTCGCCCGCGGAACCCGACTCCTACGGAGCCCTGAAGGCGAGGCCTACCCTTCTCGGACCACGCCGCGGCGACGATTGAGAGTCCGTCCCATGAGAAGGCGGCGCGGGACCGTGGTGCCCGGACGAGGCGATCGGCGGACCGCCAGGCTCACCCCCCCCGTTCACCCGCGGCGGAGGCTCGCGCGCGCAGCGACCGGGATCGCGGCCGCTCGGAGGAGGAGGCCTCGGCCGCTCGGTCGCCGTCGTTGCGGCGCCGCTCTCCCGTTCGCCGCCGACGCCCCCCGGTGCGGGGACGAGCGGATCAGCCGGCGTGGGCGGAGGAGCGTCGCGGCGCCGCGGCGGCGGCCTGCGGTCCGATGGTGCCCCACGTCCCGCCGGCGAGGTGAACTCCGGTGATCAGCTGCTCGATCCGGAACCCCAGCCCGAAGTACGAGTTGAGCGAGGCGACGTTGTCCTTGCTGACGTACGCCTTGCAGATCTGGAACCCCTCCCGCATGGCGACGCTGATCGTCGCGTGATTGACCGTGGGGAAGAGCCCGAGTCCCCTGAAGGCGGGAAAGATGAAGATGTTCTCGATCATCACCTGATGCTCGCTCAGGAGATAGCGCCGGCGCCGGAGGTACTTCTCGAGCAGCGGATTGTCCGCGGGCCGGATCAGCCACTGCAGCGAGACGATCTGCCTCGCCCTGTTCCTCCCGACGTGGCAGCTCGAGAACCCGTGGCGATAGAACAGGAGCCGGGCGACGAGCTCCGTGCGCGAGCGAGCGTCTTGCGCGGGGAGGCCCTGCAGGATCTCCTCGAAGTCGCCCTCCGTCGCCAGCGCGAAGTCGATGTCGGTCCGGATCCGTGGGAAGCGAAGACGGTTCATCGGCACCGTCAGGTAATAGACGTGCTCCACGGAGAGGAGCTTCCTCAGGAGGTGCAGCGCGGGCAGCCTGAGCCCCAGGGTGGAGGCCACGAGCCGGTATTCGTCGAGTGAACGGAGCGGCATGGCAGCACGGCAGCGCGACGTCTCAGCGGCGCCTCTCCGCCCACCTGGAGGTTCCTGAGATCGCGACTACCAGGCTATGGCGGGATCGTGCGCGGGTCGCAATCCAGGCTCGCGATCCCGTCCGGAGCCCGGCCGGATCACCCGACGGCCGCCTGTCGCTTGCGCGCGACGAACGCGGCGATCCTGCCGATCGACTCGAGGTTCTCGGGGGTCATCTCCTCGTCGTCGATGCGGATGGCGAACTCCGTCTCGACGAACGCGATCATCTCGAGCATGCCGGTGGAGTCGATGACGCCGCTGGTCACCAGCAGGCTGTCGTCCGCGAGCTCCGACGGGTCGCTCACGTAGAAGTTCTCGACGATGAACTGCCTCACCCGCTCCCTGACCGTCATCTCGACCTCGTGCGTCCCGCGTCCACGGAAGGGCGCCCTGGGCGACGTTCGGGTCGAGGGACGGAACCGCCCGGGCCTCGGACCGAACTGAGCCACAAGTATCCGTCCCCTTGCGAGTAGGAGGTATCCGGAGAGGAGGGTCGGCGCCAGAAGTGGTCCGGAGCGAAGCTCCGGCGGGGAGGTGGTCACCGGGTCGAGCCCGTCCGGTGCCCCTCTCGAAGCCAGGCTCTCGAGCGGGCACGGTAAACTCATGGGGAGAGCCCAGCGGAGGGGGGGCGGGGACGTCCGTCGCCCAGGCAGGCGATCATCGCGGGTGGAGGTCGGATCCAGGTGCTCCCGAGAGCCGAGCGCGAACGAGTCGCGGGGTCAGGCGATGCCAGCGCGCCGCGCCTCCGGATCGCGGCCGCTGGCCGGCCGTTCGAGGATGCGGGGTGCGCCGGCTGCCGCCACCTCGCGCTGCTGCGCGCGCTACGGCGCGCGGGGCTGGTGCTGCAGGGCGGCCTCGGGTGCGCTCCCCGCGTCGCTCCCGATCCGCAGACGCCGCCCGGGCGAGCCGTGCGCGTCGCGGGTGCGGTCGAGGTACTCGTCCGGGCCGAGGCGCTGGCGGTCGAAGGCCGCGCCGTGGCGCTGCTCGCCGTCGTGGATCGCGGCCCGCATCGCGCTCCGGCCGTGGAGCGCGCGCTGGCGGCGGCAGGAGCACGCGTGCTGCGCGTACCCTCGGATGCGAGCGCGGCGGAAGCCGAGCGGGTCGTGTCCGAGGCCCTCGCGCACTCCCCCGCGGCGCTGGTCGCGCTCGCCGAGTGCGCTCGGCGCGAGCCCCGACGGCCCCCGTTCGCGATCCTCTCCGCTCGCTGCAATCGCTGCGGGCGCTGCCTGGATCTGGGCTGCGCCGCGATCTCCGACCCGGGCGGCGAGGCGCTCGAGGTCGATCGCGCGAGCTGCATCGGCTGCGGCCGGTGCGTCGCGCTCTGCCGTGGCGGCGCCATCCGGCGGCCGGGGTGAATCAGCCGCGCGGCGGAAGCAGGGTCGGCTGGTTCCTGCCACCGTCCCCGAGCGGGGTCCGCTCCTGCTCCGGCTCCGGCCGCGGCTCCTCGCCGGTGCGGCGCTTCTCCGGGTCCGGCGGCGCGCCGGGGTGCTTGTCGGTCTCGGGGGCGTTCGGCTCGGGGTCGACGGGCACGGCTCCCTCCTCGAGGCAAACCTGCGGCCGGCCAGGAAGGGAGGCCAGCCCGGCCGGGCGCAGGGGCGCAGGCGGTGCGGCTTGTCGCGCGACGCCCGGCCGGTTAGGCGAGGAGCGTGGCGACCGAGATCTGCCAGTACTGCGGCGTCGACCTCGACGAGCTCGAGCCGCGGCGCGAGACGGGCTGGGTCTACGGGGTGGAGTGCAGCCGCTGCCCGCCGGAGCTCCGGCGCTCGCAGGTGCTCGCGCGACACGAGCGGACGTCCGAGCTCGCCTGCCCGCAGTGCGGCGCGCGGCTCGCGCCGGCGGAGCAGCACCCTGACGTGCTGGTGGTGAAGGAGCTCACCTACGAGGTGTGCGCCGCGTGCGGCGAGCGCTGCGGCGTCGCGTCGGTGCGCAAGGTGCGGGACGTGTCCGGCGGGACGATGTAGCGGGCGTCAGCGCTCGCCGTCGCGGGGGGCCGGCGCGCCGGCGAGCTCGGCGACCGTCCGGGGCCGGCCGCGCGCGCGGACGTGCTCCTCGAGCCAGCGCACCGTGTCGAACAGCGTCTCCTGCGCGTCGCGGGCGGTGAAGCCGAGCTCGGCCTCCGCCTTCGAGGAGGCGCAGTACCAGAAGTGCTCGCCCATCTCGACGGAGCGCGGGTCGAGCGGCGTCTCGCTGCCGCGCCACGCGTGGAGCCTCTCGAGGAGGCGGGCGCCGACGACGTTCACGTCGGTCGGGAGCCGCACGCGCGGCGCCGAGACGCCCGTGAGCCGCTCGAGCCGGCCGAAGAAGTCGCGGAACGTCATGTTCGCGCCGCCGAGCAGGTAGCGCTCCCCTGGCCGGCCGCGCGAGAGCGCCGCCGCGAACGCGCGCGCGGCGTCGCGCACGTCCACGAACGAGAGGCCGCCCGACGGCATCGCGGGGATGCGGCGCTCCAGGAACTTGAAGACGACGTCGGTCGAGGAGAGGCGCGCGTCGCCCGGTCCGAGGAGGAGCGACGGGTTCAGCACCACGACCGGGAGGCCGGCCTCGGCGTGGAACCGCAGGGCCGCCTTCTCCTGGTAGATCTTCGACAGGTAGTACGGCCAGCCCGCGACCAGCGCGATGGGGTGGTGGTCCGCCTCGGTCGCGACGCGCTCCTCGCGCGAGACGGCGACCGTGCCGGAGGACGAGGCGAGCACCACCCGCTTCGTCCCGGCGGCCACGCACGCCTCGAGGAGGCGTCGGGTCCCCTGCACGTGCAGCTCGTAGAGCGCGCGGGGCTCCGCGGGATCGAAGTCCACCTGGCCCGCGAGGTGGTACACCGCGTCGACGCCGCGGACCGCCTCCCGCACCGCGCCCTCGTCGGCGAGCGAGGCCCGCACGACCTCCGCGCCCAGCCGCTCGGCGCCGGGTGCGGCGGAGCGCTGCAGGAGCCGGAGGCGGTGGCCCTCCGCGGCGAGGAGGGGGACGAGCGTCGCGCCGAGGAAGCCGGTCGCGCCGGTGACGAGGACGTTCACGGTTCCTCCTTTCGGCGCTTCGTGCGGGGTCGCGTGGTCGTGGCGGTCCCTCGACTCCGCGTCTCCGCTGGCGCGAAGACGCTACGCTCGGGATGACCGGCCTCGGGAGATCCAGCCCTTTGACTTCGCGCCGCGGCTGACGCCGAGTCGCTACGCTCGCCGGCCTCAGGAGATTGGGTCGAGGTCGAGGTCGGCGTCGGCGTCGAGCTCGAGGTCGCGCGCGCCCCCCTCGACGCCGCGCGGAGCGCCCGAACGGCGTCCTCGATGACCTGCGTCGCGGCCTTGTAGCCCTCGCTGCGCGCCAGGCCGGCGACGCGGCCCCGCAGCTCCGCGACCGGGATGGGGGGGCCGAAGCGCACCTCCAGATCCGCCGCGCGCGGCACGTTGCGGCCGGGGGGGAGGGCGTCGAAGGTGCCGGCGAGGTGCACCGGGAGCACGTCCACGTTGCACTGGAGGGCGAGGTAGCCCGCGGTCGGGAAGAACGGCTGCAGCTCGCCGTCGCGGCTGCGCGTGCCCTCGGGGAAGATGAGCAGGTGGTAGCCGCGGCGCAGCGCCTCGGCGGCCGCCTTGAGGCTCGCCTTCAGGGACCCCTCCCGCTCCATCGGGATGAGGTTCGTGAAGTTCTCGAAGTAGGCGCGCTTCACGCGCGTGTCGAAGAAGTAGTCGCGCGCGGCGAGCGCGGCGAGGCGGCGTCCCTCCTCGCCGAGCGCCACCTTCACGAGCCCCATGTCCAGGTGGCTCGCGTGGTTCGCGACGACGAGCACGTTCCGGTCGTGCGGGACGTTGGCGGCGCCGACCACCTTCGCGTCGTACAGCCCGTGGTACAGCGCCCGCTGCCCCAGCCCGAGCAGCCGCCGCCCGAGCTTCGCGATCGTCGCGGGGACCGGGATCTCCTCGTCGCTTGCGGGCTGCGCGGCCGGCGCTCGCTCCGGCTCCGGCGCGTGGCGGCGCGCCGCCGAGGCGACCACGCGCGCCAGCTCGCCGACGGTCTGCACGTCCTGCAGGTGCTCGGCCGTGGACGCCGGGACGCCGGTCTCCTCGAGGGCGGCGGCGAGCTCGGTGAGCATCAGGCTGTCGAAGCCGAGGTCCGTCGCCAGGCGCGACTCGTGGGTCACCTCCGACCGCGGGCGGCGCGACACCTCGGCGAGGAGGTCGAGCAGCCAGCCGTCGCCCGCGCCGCGCTCCATCGCCGCCTCGCGCGCGCGCCGCCCCTTCTGCGCGGCGGCCTCGAGCCGGAGCAGCTCCTCGCGCACGAGGCCGCGCTTCACCTTGCGCGTCGCGGTCTTCGGCAGCTCGGCGTCCACGACGTGCCAGACCTTGACGCGCTTCGCGAAGGGGAGCGTCGCCGACACCGCCCGGACGTGCGCCTCGAGGCGGGCGCGCACCTCCTCGCGATCGTCCTCCCCGTACTCGGGCACGAGGATCATGGCGACCTTCTCGCCGGTGCCGTCGGGGAGGCCCACGACGCAGAGCTCCTTCACGAGCTCCGGCTCGCGGTACGCCTCCTCGATCTCGTCGGGATAGACGTTCTTCCCGTTGGCGTCGATGATGACGTCCTTCTTGCGGCCGACGAGGGTGAGGTTCCCCTTCTCGTCCAGCTTCCCGAGGTCGCCGGTCCGGAGCCACCCGCCGTCGAGCACCTGCCCGGTCTGCTCCGGGTCCACCCCCGCGTTCGCGCCGCCGCGCCAGTAGCCGAGCATGACGTTGGGCCCGCGGGCGAGCACCTCGCCGACTCCGTCCGCGTCCGGCTCGGCGATGCGAAGCTCCACCCCAGGCAGGGCCGGGCCGACGCTCCCCTCCGGCGACTCCTCGTGCGGCTGCGACACCGCGAGCACGGGGGCCGCCTCGGTGAGGCCGTAGCCCTCGTAGAGATCGAAGCCCAGCTCGCGGAACGCCTTCTGGACCTCCGGATCGAGCGCGGAGCCGCCGGAGACGAGCAGGCGCAGCCGGCCGCCGAAGCGGCGGTGCACCGGCCAGAAGAGGAGCTTGCCGAGGTTCAGCCCCAGCTCGGAGTCGCGCAGCGCCGCGTTCCCCTTCATGAGCGCGCGGAACGCGCCCTCGACGACGCCGGGCTTCGCCGCCAGCTCCTGCGTGATGCGACGGTGGAGCAGCGACCAGAGCGCCGGCACGCCGATCATCGCGGTGACGCGCCCGGAGGAGAGCGCCTCGGAGATGCGGTCCGAGGTGAGCTCGTCGAGGTACTCGATCTCCGCGCCGCGCGAGAGCGGCACGAGCAGCCCGCAGGTGAACTCGAACGTGTGGTGCAGCGGCAGCACCGACAGCATGCCGTCGCCGGGCCCGAGCTCGAACGTGCCGACGAGCTTCGCGACGAGGCTCGCGAAGTTCCGGTGCGAGAGCATGACGCCCTTGGGCGTGCCCGTCGTCCCGCTCGTGAAGATGAGCGAGGCGAGATCGTCCGGGCCGACCTTCGCGGCGGGGGCGCCCGCGGGCGCCGGTCCCCCCGCGAGGGCCTCGGCGAGCAGCGCCGCGCGCGCGCCCGGGACCGCGGCCGCCGCGAGCGCGGCGAGGCCCGGGCTGCGCTCCGCGGCGTCGTCGGAGAGGAGGGCCAGCCGCGCGCCGGCGGTGCGCCAGAGGTTCGCGAGCTCGCGCTCGGTGAGCTGCGGATCGACCGGCACCGCCGCCGCGCCGGCGCGGAGGATCCCGAAGTAGGCGACCGCCCACTCGGGCCGGTTCTCGCTCGCGAGCAGCACGCGATCGCCCCTGGCGACCCCGGCCGCGCGCAGGAACGCGGCGACCGCGCCGGCGCCGCGGCGCAGCTCGCCGTAGGTGAGCCGCGACTTCGCGGCGCCTTGCATCCGGAGCGCGACGCGGTCTTCCCAGCGCTCGCAGGCGGCGTCGAGGAGCTCGAGCAGATCGCGGTGGGCCTTCGGGGCGTGGACGCGCCTGTCGGACTCCTCCTCGAGTCCGGGGAACACCCACTCCTCCATGCCCTTCATGTGGACGTCGAGCCAGTACCGGCGCCAGTCGAGCGCCTCGGGGTCCCAGGGGATGCGCGCGCGGTCGGCGTCGCCGAGGCGCGCGTACAGCGCCCGGATGGCGGCGCAGCGGAACACGTACCGGTTGTCGCAGACGAACGGCAGGTAGAGCTCCCAGAGGTCCTTCGTCTGCTCGAGCCGGGCCTCGAGCTCGTCGAGGCTGTCGGAGAGCCCCTCGGCCAGGGCGGAGAGCCTCGGCGCGCCCCAGCGCGGCGAGGTCTCGCGCAGGAGCCGCTTCGCGCCGCGCGCGAGCGCGGAGAGGGCGGGGGTGCTCGCCGCCTCGTAGTGCGCGCGAGAGACGGAGTAGGGCTCGAGCCTGGAGAGGAGCCGGTTCCAGGTGCGGTTGCCCTCCTCTCGCTCGCGGAAGAAGCGACGCCGGTAGAGCGCGGTGAGCTCGACCGCCCGCCGCGCCCAGAGCGGGTTCACGTCGCCCGAGGCGAGGTGGTACACGCGGCCCGGGGGGCGCTCCGCGGCGGGGCGGGCCCGCACGGCGTCGCGCCGCTCCACGAGCTCGGCGGTCGCCGCGATCATCGCCGCCGCCACGAGATCGACCGGCACGACGTCGAGGATCGCCTTCTCGGCCGCGGGGAAGCTGCGGTGCCCCTTGAGCGCCATGAAGGCGAGCGGTGCGCTCGTCGTGAAGCCCTCGTTCCAGCCGGGGAACGGGAAGCGCAGCGCGCTCTCCACGATCGACGGGCGGACGATCGACCAGACCACGTCGCTGCCGGCGATGACCTGCTCGCCGAGCGACTTCGTGTACGTGTACGTGTTGGGCCAGCCCCAGTGGCGGGCGCGCGTCATCCCCGCCTCGACGAGCTGACCGGAGAGCCACAGCCGCCGCTCGCGGCCGATGGCGAGCCGGAGCGCCTTCTCGTCGCCCGCGCGGCCCTCGGCGCGGAGCCGCTCGACCGCGCGATCCCGGAACTGGGACTGGAGCACGCGATCGTCGGCGCGGGCCCGGAGCTCCTCGACGCGGCGGGTGGCGTCGGCGAGCTCGCTCTCGACGCCGAAGTCGGCCGCGTCGAGCGTGCCCGCCTTCGGGCGACCCTCCACGCCCTCGCGGCGCGGGAAGTAGCCGACCAGCTCCTCGTCCTCGTGCACGACGCCGTCGCGGTTGCCCGCGACGAAGCAGGTGGACACGTGCAGGAGCGCCGCGCCGGTGCAGCGGCAGAGCTCCACCGCGCCCCGCGGCCCGTGCACGTTCACCGCGAGCGCGAGCTCGAGCGAAGGGTCGAAGTCCACGAGGCCGGCGCTGTTGACGATCGCGTCGAGCCCTTCGAGGCGCGCGAGATCCGCCTCGGAGAGGCCGAGGAGCGGGTCCGTCACGTCGCCGGCGAGGGGGACGCACTTCTCGCGGAGGAACGCGTCGAACCCCGCGCCGTGACGTGCGCGGAGCGTGTCGAACGGCCGGCTCGGCGCCACCTTGTCGAA includes:
- a CDS encoding AMP-binding protein, which gives rise to MTERRDSPARHAPAPAPGRASPGAPPLEVGRALAGRKLLLTGTTGFVGKVALSMLLDRYPDVGRVFVVVRPGTGGTAEARFFDKVAPSRPFDTLRARHGAGFDAFLREKCVPLAGDVTDPLLGLSEADLARLEGLDAIVNSAGLVDFDPSLELALAVNVHGPRGAVELCRCTGAALLHVSTCFVAGNRDGVVHEDEELVGYFPRREGVEGRPKAGTLDAADFGVESELADATRRVEELRARADDRVLQSQFRDRAVERLRAEGRAGDEKALRLAIGRERRLWLSGQLVEAGMTRARHWGWPNTYTYTKSLGEQVIAGSDVVWSIVRPSIVESALRFPFPGWNEGFTTSAPLAFMALKGHRSFPAAEKAILDVVPVDLVAAAMIAATAELVERRDAVRARPAAERPPGRVYHLASGDVNPLWARRAVELTALYRRRFFREREEGNRTWNRLLSRLEPYSVSRAHYEAASTPALSALARGAKRLLRETSPRWGAPRLSALAEGLSDSLDELEARLEQTKDLWELYLPFVCDNRYVFRCAAIRALYARLGDADRARIPWDPEALDWRRYWLDVHMKGMEEWVFPGLEEESDRRVHAPKAHRDLLELLDAACERWEDRVALRMQGAAKSRLTYGELRRGAGAVAAFLRAAGVARGDRVLLASENRPEWAVAYFGILRAGAAAVPVDPQLTERELANLWRTAGARLALLSDDAAERSPGLAALAAAAVPGARAALLAEALAGGPAPAGAPAAKVGPDDLASLIFTSGTTGTPKGVMLSHRNFASLVAKLVGTFELGPGDGMLSVLPLHHTFEFTCGLLVPLSRGAEIEYLDELTSDRISEALSSGRVTAMIGVPALWSLLHRRITQELAAKPGVVEGAFRALMKGNAALRDSELGLNLGKLLFWPVHRRFGGRLRLLVSGGSALDPEVQKAFRELGFDLYEGYGLTEAAPVLAVSQPHEESPEGSVGPALPGVELRIAEPDADGVGEVLARGPNVMLGYWRGGANAGVDPEQTGQVLDGGWLRTGDLGKLDEKGNLTLVGRKKDVIIDANGKNVYPDEIEEAYREPELVKELCVVGLPDGTGEKVAMILVPEYGEDDREEVRARLEAHVRAVSATLPFAKRVKVWHVVDAELPKTATRKVKRGLVREELLRLEAAAQKGRRAREAAMERGAGDGWLLDLLAEVSRRPRSEVTHESRLATDLGFDSLMLTELAAALEETGVPASTAEHLQDVQTVGELARVVASAARRHAPEPERAPAAQPASDEEIPVPATIAKLGRRLLGLGQRALYHGLYDAKVVGAANVPHDRNVLVVANHASHLDMGLVKVALGEEGRRLAALAARDYFFDTRVKRAYFENFTNLIPMEREGSLKASLKAAAEALRRGYHLLIFPEGTRSRDGELQPFFPTAGYLALQCNVDVLPVHLAGTFDALPPGRNVPRAADLEVRFGPPIPVAELRGRVAGLARSEGYKAATQVIEDAVRALRAASRGARATSSSTPTPTSTSTQSPEAGERSDSASAAARSQRAGSPEAGHPERSVFAPAETRSRGTATTTRPRTKRRKEEP
- a CDS encoding 4Fe-4S binding protein is translated as MLPRAERERVAGSGDASAPRLRIAAAGRPFEDAGCAGCRHLALLRALRRAGLVLQGGLGCAPRVAPDPQTPPGRAVRVAGAVEVLVRAEALAVEGRAVALLAVVDRGPHRAPAVERALAAAGARVLRVPSDASAAEAERVVSEALAHSPAALVALAECARREPRRPPFAILSARCNRCGRCLDLGCAAISDPGGEALEVDRASCIGCGRCVALCRGGAIRRPG
- a CDS encoding NAD-dependent epimerase/dehydratase family protein, whose product is MNVLVTGATGFLGATLVPLLAAEGHRLRLLQRSAAPGAERLGAEVVRASLADEGAVREAVRGVDAVYHLAGQVDFDPAEPRALYELHVQGTRRLLEACVAAGTKRVVLASSSGTVAVSREERVATEADHHPIALVAGWPYYLSKIYQEKAALRFHAEAGLPVVVLNPSLLLGPGDARLSSTDVVFKFLERRIPAMPSGGLSFVDVRDAARAFAAALSRGRPGERYLLGGANMTFRDFFGRLERLTGVSAPRVRLPTDVNVVGARLLERLHAWRGSETPLDPRSVEMGEHFWYCASSKAEAELGFTARDAQETLFDTVRWLEEHVRARGRPRTVAELAGAPAPRDGER
- a CDS encoding class I SAM-dependent methyltransferase yields the protein MSLAATARVAAKWSTLEPDVTKTYFGFPPLRRHLISLGFGDTVAERHKDNRNWAEDIFVETYAPSRPVKSILSLCCGFGAVEQYFVRRLGTVTRAVGIDVAVGALETARARAAAAGLQDVITYEQADLNRYEFGERQFDLVIANGALHHLVNLEHVLTGIRRALAPGGILYANETVGPSYQDHPPRQLELINAVAYLVPPDLRARRPFMAHATYSAIAAHLMLDLARGRARVDETHFEGWKRRVAAIVRRVSPMASTFDFAPLHRSQKKRLVRKDPSEGVRSGEIIDVMRHVFGEIQVHPYGGAILTYALDVGFFTRFDATNAAHRELLDLLCRIEATLMSIDAVGTEHAILVART
- a CDS encoding acyl carrier protein, translating into MTVRERVRQFIVENFYVSDPSELADDSLLVTSGVIDSTGMLEMIAFVETEFAIRIDDEEMTPENLESIGRIAAFVARKRQAAVG
- a CDS encoding bifunctional 2-polyprenyl-6-hydroxyphenol methylase/3-demethylubiquinol 3-O-methyltransferase UbiG; its protein translation is MDNRIPVSAPLVAGRDALRGAPRARRSRESTRLLSRDCHVCNASGPVRSAGFTQRYRQHGAAAVEVEWWECGSCRSWFGWPHPTPAQIARNWETTSYNDPRHAADYARRKVASQEALLDALATHAARKGALLDYGSNFGTFLEMARARGWNAVGADAFRTAVELTRAKGFVTHLGWELETLDLPAGSLDAIASNDVLYYVWHPFRHLQRAFELLHPGGALAIRTTNKRRLEGILRAITPPGPRRDRALSHVLQDQFHSMTVHTLARVLTRIGFRVAEVRSGATTAPSSGYPLYSRLVYGAAGWLDRITAGWINVSPGVCVVAVKPIAG